One Kallotenue papyrolyticum genomic window carries:
- a CDS encoding ABC transporter ATP-binding protein: MIDVRSLSKHYLVHEKEPGLLGSLRSFVRRRQRVVNAVDAISFSIAAGEMVGFLGPNGAGKTTTLKMLAGLLHPTSGEVRVAGFVPKERRPEFLKTITLVMGQKQQLLWDLPALDSFRVNQAIYDIPDDEYRATMREFSELLELDGILKKQVRKLSLGERMKCELAAALLHRPRVLFLDEPTIGLDVNMQARIREFIAEYNRRFQATVLLTSHYMADVTALCRRIIVIDHGRIIFDGDLAGLIEQAVPGKLIRIELAQPVADQVLARYGELQSREGLRAELRVPRAETGTVAARLLHELPIADVTIEDPPIEAVIGQLFRAGREGAPQPVAAVEAGL, encoded by the coding sequence ATGATCGACGTTCGCTCGCTCTCCAAACACTACCTTGTCCACGAAAAAGAGCCGGGCCTGCTCGGCTCGCTGCGGTCGTTTGTGCGCCGGCGGCAGCGCGTGGTCAACGCCGTCGATGCGATCAGCTTCAGCATCGCCGCCGGTGAGATGGTCGGCTTTCTGGGCCCCAACGGTGCGGGCAAGACCACCACGCTCAAAATGCTGGCCGGGCTGCTGCACCCTACCAGCGGTGAGGTACGCGTTGCCGGCTTCGTGCCCAAGGAACGCCGTCCGGAGTTTCTCAAAACCATCACGCTGGTCATGGGCCAGAAGCAGCAACTGCTGTGGGACCTGCCGGCGCTGGACAGTTTTCGCGTCAACCAGGCGATCTACGACATTCCCGATGACGAGTATCGCGCCACCATGCGCGAGTTCAGCGAGCTGCTGGAGCTGGACGGCATTCTCAAAAAGCAGGTGCGCAAGCTGAGCCTGGGCGAGCGCATGAAGTGCGAGCTGGCGGCGGCGCTGCTGCATCGTCCGCGCGTGCTGTTTCTGGACGAACCGACGATCGGGCTGGATGTCAACATGCAGGCGCGCATCCGCGAGTTCATAGCCGAGTACAACCGCCGCTTCCAGGCCACCGTGCTGCTGACCAGCCACTACATGGCCGATGTGACGGCGCTGTGTCGTCGCATCATCGTGATCGACCATGGCCGCATCATCTTCGATGGCGACCTGGCAGGGCTGATCGAGCAGGCCGTGCCGGGCAAGCTGATCCGCATCGAACTGGCGCAGCCGGTCGCCGATCAGGTGCTGGCGCGCTACGGCGAGCTGCAGAGTCGCGAGGGTCTGCGCGCCGAGCTGCGCGTGCCGCGCGCCGAGACGGGCACAGTCGCCGCGCGACTGCTGCATGAGCTGCCCATTGCCGACGTGACCATCGAAGATCCGCCGATCGAAGCGGTGATCGGCCAGCTCTTCCGCGCCGGACGCGAGGGCGCGCCCCAGCCGGTCGCTGCCGTGGAGGCCGGCCTATGA
- a CDS encoding ABC transporter permease → MSPILRRTWRKAGTLFAVWFAHMSVYRAEIVIWMLSGMVPLIMMAVWIGKARAEGGMVQGFTPQDFAAYFLAAWLSGQMVVAWVAWELDYQIRQGQLSPKLLRPLDPLWEHLAAHVTERLVRLPFMALIVALGLWLVPGTRLFNDAWAALAYLPVIALSFLIRFLLSYCIGLLAFWFDQATALDEFYGIVAAFLTGSFAPLTLYPPLAQQIIMWLPFPYLVYFPVQVLLGHAQGPELVRIVAVQLLWIMILGGLRAVLWRKGLQRYGAVGA, encoded by the coding sequence ATGAGCCCGATCCTGCGCCGCACCTGGCGCAAAGCCGGCACGCTCTTCGCAGTCTGGTTTGCGCACATGAGCGTGTACCGCGCCGAGATTGTGATCTGGATGCTCTCCGGTATGGTGCCGCTGATCATGATGGCGGTGTGGATCGGTAAAGCGCGCGCCGAGGGTGGCATGGTACAGGGCTTCACGCCTCAGGACTTTGCCGCCTATTTTCTGGCGGCCTGGCTCAGCGGCCAGATGGTGGTCGCCTGGGTCGCCTGGGAGCTGGACTACCAGATCCGCCAGGGGCAGCTCTCACCCAAGTTGCTGCGCCCGCTCGATCCCCTCTGGGAGCATCTGGCGGCGCACGTCACCGAGCGGCTGGTGCGCTTGCCGTTCATGGCGCTGATCGTGGCGCTGGGGCTGTGGCTGGTGCCCGGCACGCGCCTGTTCAACGATGCATGGGCAGCGCTGGCCTACCTGCCGGTCATCGCGCTGTCGTTCCTGATCCGCTTTTTGTTGTCGTACTGCATCGGCCTGCTGGCCTTCTGGTTCGACCAGGCTACTGCGCTGGATGAGTTTTACGGCATCGTGGCCGCGTTTCTGACCGGCTCGTTCGCGCCGCTGACGCTGTATCCGCCCCTGGCGCAGCAGATCATCATGTGGCTGCCGTTTCCCTACCTGGTCTATTTTCCGGTGCAGGTGCTGCTGGGTCATGCGCAGGGACCGGAGCTGGTGCGCATCGTGGCGGTGCAACTGTTGTGGATCATGATTCTGGGCGGCCTGCGCGCCGTGCTGTGGCGCAAGGGCCTGCAACGCTATGGCGCGGTGGGCGCATGA
- a CDS encoding ABC transporter permease — MNSFRYIKLAAIFAAASISAQLEYRLNFVINAMSSLLTAGSALFGLRVLAGEGTVVGGWSYREAMIVVGLFTLVQGFIGTLLYPNLNKIAEAVRLGTMDFHLLKPIDAQFLVSTRNINIFHVVDICVGAGVTIWALRGLETSPSSLLTGGLLIIAALAIVYAIWFGLSTTAFWFVRVENITELFNGLFRAGQFPVSVFPGWVRLFFTFVVPVAFITTVPAEALLGRLTPRNGVVALGVALALLLAARAFWRRAIRSYTSASS; from the coding sequence ATGAATTCGTTTCGTTATATCAAATTAGCAGCAATCTTCGCCGCGGCCAGCATCAGCGCGCAGCTCGAGTATCGTCTGAACTTTGTGATCAACGCCATGAGCTCGCTGCTGACCGCCGGCAGCGCCCTGTTTGGGCTGCGCGTGCTGGCCGGCGAGGGCACGGTGGTCGGCGGCTGGAGCTACCGCGAAGCGATGATCGTGGTCGGCTTGTTCACGCTGGTGCAGGGCTTTATCGGCACACTGCTGTATCCCAACCTCAACAAAATTGCCGAGGCGGTGCGGCTGGGCACGATGGATTTCCACCTACTCAAGCCGATCGATGCCCAGTTTCTGGTTTCGACGCGCAACATCAACATCTTCCACGTGGTGGACATCTGTGTCGGCGCGGGCGTGACGATCTGGGCGCTGCGCGGCCTGGAAACATCGCCGTCCAGCCTGCTGACGGGTGGACTGCTGATCATCGCCGCGCTGGCGATCGTGTACGCGATCTGGTTTGGGCTGTCCACCACTGCCTTCTGGTTTGTGCGCGTGGAGAACATCACCGAGCTGTTCAACGGCCTGTTTCGCGCCGGGCAGTTTCCGGTCTCGGTCTTTCCCGGCTGGGTGCGGCTGTTCTTCACCTTCGTGGTGCCGGTGGCGTTTATCACCACCGTGCCGGCGGAGGCGCTGCTGGGCCGGCTGACGCCGCGCAACGGGGTCGTGGCGCTGGGCGTGGCGCTGGCGCTGCTCCTGGCAGCGCGCGCCTTCTGGCGTCGGGCGATCCGCAGCTACACCAGCGCCAGCTCGTAG
- a CDS encoding amino acid hydroxylase, with the protein MSVHDNGVATQAPKVGTAGNYSEEDHETWRKLCERQSQLVQGVACREFLEGMPRLGLDFTRLPDRDQMSQRLQRMVGWTLADAQNEYLGPTEWFEHLAACRFPVTDYIRRPHELDFTPLPDLFHEYFGHLAFFTDQKFADIARRYGEVYLKARSEEQQLAIARLWWYTVEFGFVRENGELKIIGAGLLSSPGELQHALKPELPKHPFDIRRVAAKPGAAYSYHDEYFIIDSVDDWRAIIDTYARMEGLEA; encoded by the coding sequence ATGAGCGTACACGACAACGGAGTCGCAACGCAAGCTCCAAAGGTGGGCACCGCGGGCAACTACAGCGAGGAAGATCACGAGACCTGGCGCAAACTCTGCGAGCGGCAGTCGCAATTGGTGCAGGGCGTCGCCTGCCGCGAGTTTCTGGAGGGCATGCCCCGCCTGGGCCTTGACTTCACGCGGCTGCCCGATCGTGATCAGATGTCGCAGCGCCTGCAGCGCATGGTCGGCTGGACGCTGGCCGATGCCCAGAACGAGTACCTCGGCCCCACCGAATGGTTCGAACACCTGGCAGCCTGCCGCTTCCCGGTCACCGACTACATTCGCCGTCCGCACGAACTGGACTTCACGCCGTTGCCCGATCTGTTCCACGAATATTTTGGTCATCTGGCCTTCTTCACCGATCAGAAGTTTGCCGACATCGCCCGGCGCTACGGCGAGGTCTATCTCAAAGCGCGCAGCGAAGAACAGCAACTGGCGATCGCGCGACTGTGGTGGTACACAGTCGAGTTCGGCTTTGTGCGCGAGAACGGCGAGCTGAAGATCATCGGCGCGGGGTTGCTCTCCTCGCCGGGCGAGCTGCAGCACGCGCTCAAGCCGGAGCTACCCAAACATCCCTTCGACATTCGGCGCGTGGCGGCCAAGCCGGGCGCGGCCTACAGCTACCACGACGAGTACTTCATCATCGACTCGGTGGACGACTGGCGCGCGATCATCGACACCTACGCACGTATGGAAGGGCTGGAAGCCTAA
- a CDS encoding LpqB family beta-propeller domain-containing protein, with the protein MLNRFRPLGAALALGLTLSGCAPVAPVSDAGANPPPEASTAVAQQPTPTPALATFTATVEVPTPTPMLATPTPQPVTGEPLVIAGEYLLRPEATPEALAPVGDPPGLYGVVAAPDGSALAYAAMQAGRLQLWLRDLRSGTATPMPADAGDAFARAAFAPDGSALAYTLIGQERWQLLIYDRAGDAARAVAEGPLQVSAETLPMPLVPIAWTPRGLLVEQILYATDALPRGLALLDPTTGEVQTLRAGEHIQAVPSSDGAHAALVVGQLPPGGQPVAAIARYDLDNGTERELLPQQQAMIPALAWSPDGARLAYAAAPGYQSSESVLGVLDTDGANLRTLELARAAAGYRFLDLAWADPATLLVLVGDTTGQIELRRLDLERFEAGAFNSVATWSLPAPPQQSPRIVYVPR; encoded by the coding sequence ATGCTCAATCGGTTTCGGCCTCTGGGTGCTGCTCTGGCGCTGGGCCTGACGCTCAGCGGGTGCGCGCCGGTGGCCCCGGTCTCCGATGCCGGCGCGAATCCGCCACCTGAGGCGTCAACCGCGGTGGCCCAACAGCCGACGCCTACGCCCGCGCTGGCTACATTCACAGCAACGGTGGAGGTTCCCACGCCTACGCCCATGCTGGCTACACCCACGCCGCAGCCGGTCACTGGTGAGCCGCTGGTCATCGCCGGCGAGTACCTGTTGCGTCCGGAAGCGACGCCTGAAGCGCTCGCGCCTGTTGGCGATCCGCCCGGTCTCTATGGCGTGGTGGCTGCGCCCGACGGATCGGCGCTGGCCTACGCGGCCATGCAGGCGGGTAGGCTACAGCTCTGGCTGCGCGATCTGCGGAGTGGCACGGCCACGCCCATGCCTGCTGATGCCGGGGATGCGTTTGCGCGCGCGGCGTTCGCGCCCGACGGATCGGCGCTGGCCTACACGCTGATCGGCCAGGAGCGCTGGCAACTGCTGATCTACGATCGCGCCGGCGATGCAGCCCGCGCCGTGGCGGAGGGTCCGCTGCAGGTGAGCGCCGAGACACTGCCCATGCCGCTGGTGCCGATCGCCTGGACGCCGCGCGGCCTGTTAGTGGAGCAGATTCTGTACGCAACCGACGCGCTGCCACGCGGGCTCGCGCTGCTCGATCCGACGACCGGCGAGGTGCAGACGCTGCGCGCCGGTGAACACATTCAGGCCGTGCCCTCGTCTGATGGCGCGCACGCAGCGCTGGTAGTGGGTCAGCTCCCCCCGGGCGGCCAGCCGGTGGCGGCGATCGCACGCTACGACCTCGACAACGGCACGGAGCGCGAGCTGCTGCCGCAGCAACAGGCGATGATACCGGCGCTGGCCTGGTCGCCGGACGGTGCGCGGCTGGCCTATGCTGCTGCGCCCGGCTACCAGTCGTCCGAGAGCGTGCTCGGCGTGCTCGACACCGACGGCGCTAACCTGCGCACTCTGGAGCTGGCGCGCGCCGCGGCGGGCTATCGCTTTCTGGACCTAGCCTGGGCCGATCCGGCGACGCTGCTGGTGCTGGTGGGTGACACAACGGGACAGATCGAGCTGCGACGCCTGGATCTGGAGCGCTTCGAAGCCGGCGCCTTCAACAGCGTAGCCACCTGGAGCCTGCCCGCGCCGCCACAGCAAAGCCCGCGTATCGTGTACGTGCCGCGCTAG